From the genome of Synergistota bacterium:
CGGGTCTTGGGGTATTGGTTCTCGTTATTTTCGTTCTCGCGGGCGCTTCTGTATCATTTGCGGCGAAGGCGATTATATGGAAGTCCTCGGGTCACGGTCCTGCTGCAGATCCTTCTCAGATTTTCCACGATAAGGTATGTGAAGCTATAACGAAGGCAAGCGGAGGGCGTTTAGTTGTGAAGCATTTCGTTGGTGGATCCATAGTTCCTGCTACCAAGGAGCTTGATGCTGTGGATCAAGGGGTGCTTCAGATGGCGTATACATGTCCCATGTATAACTTAGATAAGTGGAAGGCTGCGGGGTTAATAAGCTCGAGGCCTGGTGGACTCCCTGGAGAGGCTTTAAGAACATGGTTTGATTACGGCGGCGGTGCTGAGCTCATGAACAAGATGATGAAGGGATACAATATATTGACCTTCCCGGGTGCTCTCGCTCCGCTACCACCGGAAGTATTCCTCCACTCTAAGGTGCCTATCAAGACGGTTAAGGATCTTAAAGGTCTTAAGATCCGCGCTGCTGGTGACGGTGGAGAAATCTTAGCGAGATTAGGTGCGAACGTTGTTTTTCTTCCAGGAGGAGAGCTTTACGAAGCTATGCAAAGAGGAACGATTGACGCGTTTGAGTACTCCACCTTGGCAACGAACTGGACGATGCATTTCAATGAGATAGCAAAGTATGTTATCCTTTCTCCTGTGCGTGCGCCAAGCGATCCTCAGGTTTTCTTCGTGAATAAGCAGGCGTGGGAAAAGCTTCCTCCGGAGCTCAAGCGTCTCGTTCAGGATATCATAGGGAAGTGGACGCAGGCACAGCACGAGTATCTGGTTTACAAATCTATAGAGGCTTTGCAGAAGTTCAAGAAGTCTGGTTGCGTAGTTTATAAACTTCCGAAAGAAGTTGAAGATGCCATCTTGAAGGAAGCTCAGAAGTTTTACGCCGAGAAGGCTAAGCAGTATGGAGGCATATACGCGGAGATACTCGAATCGATGAATAATTACTGGAAGGCATACTCGACCACTCAGTAAGTAGATTATGGCGGTCTTAAGGAAGGTTTTAAGAACCATTGATTATATAAGCGAATGCTCCGGTAGATGGGCGAAGTGGTTTGCATGGGTTCTTGTTCTGGTTGGGTCTTACGACACTATAATGAGGCATTTTTTAAACGCGCCTCCTATCTGGGCTTACGATACGTTGTGCATGGCTGGAGGAGCCCTTTACACGCTTGGCTGGTCTTACGATCTTCTTCATGACGCGCATACAAGGGTAGATGTGTTTTACAGAAAGCTTTCTCCGAGAAGGAAGGCGATAGTGGATGCAGTGCTATCTCTATTTCTTTTCTTCCCACTGATGATAGGTCTCGCTATAACCTCTACTTCTTGGGCTATAAGAGCTTGGAGAATACACGAAACGATGATTTCCACCTTTTGGTATCCTCCTGCTGCGCCATATAGGACATTGTTTGCGGTGGGAATTTATCTTCTTCTTCTGCAAGGGATAGCCAAATTTATACGGGATGTTTACCTCGCTATAAGGGGTGAAAAAGTTGATTGAAATGAGCGCTGAATTAGCCACTTTATTGATGTTTGGAGCTTTATTATCACTTGTACTTACGGGCTTTCCTATTGCTTTCGTTATAGGAAGCTTAGGACTTATATTCGGCTTTCTTCTCTTCGGTCCTGATGTGACGATGCACATACTCTACACACGACTATACGCTATGACTTTGAATTATCCCTATCTTGCAGTTCCTCTCTTTACTTTCATGGGGGTGATTTTACAGTACTCTGGAATAACCGAAGATCTTTATAAAGAGCTTTATGAGGCTTTAAGCGGGTTAAGAGGAGGACTTGCGATAGTCACCATCGTTTTCGGGACAATCCTCGCAGCGTGCTTAGGGGTTATTACCGCTTCCGTTACGATACTCTCTTTGATTGCTCTCAGCCCCATGGTAAAAAGAGGGTATGATAAGTCCCTCGCAGCGGGGACGGTAGTTGCAAGTGGGACGCTTGGGATTTTGATACCGCCGAGTATTATGCTGGTTGTATATGGACCGCAGGCAGGTCTCTCTATAGGGAAGATGTTTATGGCTGCTTTCATTCCCGGTCTGATATTGTCGGCTTCGTATATCACATATGTAGCGATAAAAACTTATCTGCGTCCGGAATTAGGTCCGCCGATCCCTCCTGAAGAGAGAACGCC
Proteins encoded in this window:
- the dctP gene encoding TRAP transporter substrate-binding protein DctP, with the protein product MISGLGVLVLVIFVLAGASVSFAAKAIIWKSSGHGPAADPSQIFHDKVCEAITKASGGRLVVKHFVGGSIVPATKELDAVDQGVLQMAYTCPMYNLDKWKAAGLISSRPGGLPGEALRTWFDYGGGAELMNKMMKGYNILTFPGALAPLPPEVFLHSKVPIKTVKDLKGLKIRAAGDGGEILARLGANVVFLPGGELYEAMQRGTIDAFEYSTLATNWTMHFNEIAKYVILSPVRAPSDPQVFFVNKQAWEKLPPELKRLVQDIIGKWTQAQHEYLVYKSIEALQKFKKSGCVVYKLPKEVEDAILKEAQKFYAEKAKQYGGIYAEILESMNNYWKAYSTTQ
- a CDS encoding TRAP transporter small permease subunit, with protein sequence MAVLRKVLRTIDYISECSGRWAKWFAWVLVLVGSYDTIMRHFLNAPPIWAYDTLCMAGGALYTLGWSYDLLHDAHTRVDVFYRKLSPRRKAIVDAVLSLFLFFPLMIGLAITSTSWAIRAWRIHETMISTFWYPPAAPYRTLFAVGIYLLLLQGIAKFIRDVYLAIRGEKVD